From one Triticum aestivum cultivar Chinese Spring unplaced genomic scaffold, IWGSC CS RefSeq v2.1 scaffold48442, whole genome shotgun sequence genomic stretch:
- the LOC123175708 gene encoding disease resistance protein RGA5, which produces YFVVVDDIWDVDTWHVLKHAFPVKSSGSIIITTTRINDVAESCRSTPFSGDIYCIRPLDMVHSRQLFYTRLFNVEENCPSYLKKVSEHILRKCAGLPLAIIAISGLLANTERTEGPWKQVEDSIGRALQRNPSVEGMMKILSLSYFDLPAHLKSCLLCLSIFPEDSVISKKILIKRWIAERLIHTEAGYSTTYEFGERCFNELINRSLIQPAETNKYGMVKYCRIHDTVLDFIISKSIEENFVTLVGVPSLTVGTRVRRLSLQAGKQKELIVPKGLVLSHVRSLDVFGESVKIPSMDKFRHLRFLDFEGCKQLENHHLKNIDNLFQLRYLSLHGVKKVSNLPEQIGRLWCLEILDLTDTSVYELPASIVNLKRLVHLLVNLYVTLPCGIPKLQALEKLKHVNVYCQSFNFLQEFEQMQSLKVLHLHFEDYYFVDGMDAENESKKTIIATSLTNLGNLLSLTVCDGPEFVRESLCPMPLSLQKLKVLNSSIPHVPNWVGSLINLQKLRLELVRAEQEDLYILGGLPVLHCLILRIDGHEIRSTSLTEELEVTRVIVCGEVGFPCLRIFIFDSQCAVMNLTFAAGAMPLVDDLLIVFNAEETGSPGTSGDFDLGIENLLSLVKIRCVVWGDEDDRVEAAEAAIREAANAHPNRPTLRLD; this is translated from the coding sequence GtattttgttgttgttgatgaCATATGGGATGTGGATACATGGCATGTTCTTAAGCATGCATTTCCGGTGAAAAGTTCAGGCAGTATCATAATCACTACTACTCGTATAAATGATGTTGCTGAATCATGTCGTTCAACACCATTTAGTGGAGATATTTATTGCATAAGGCCTCTTGACATGGTGCACTCCAGGCAATTGTTTTACACAAGATTATTCAACGTCGAAGAAAATTGCCCCTCATACCTTAAAAAGGTTTCTGAGCATATTTTGAGAAAATGTGCTGGATTGCCTTTGGCAATCATTGCTATATCTGGTTTGTTGGCTAATACTGAAAGGACAGAGGGTCCATGGAAACAAGTTGAAGATTCGATTGGTCGAGCACTTCAAAGAAATCCCAGTGTTGAAGGAATGATGAAGATACTATCACTTAGTTACTTTGATCTGCCTGCTCATCTGAAATCTTGTCTTTTATGTTTGAGTATATTCCCTGAAGATTCTGTTATCAGTAAGAAAATTTTGATAAAGAGGTGGATTGCTGAAAGATTAATTCATACAGAAGCCGGATATAGTACAACATATGAGTTTGGTGAAAGGTGTTTTAATGAGCTCATCAATAGGAGTTTGATCCAACCTGCGGAAACCAACAAATATGGTATGGTAAAGTACTGTCGAATTCATGACACAGTTCTTGATTTCATCATATCCAAATCCATCGAAGAAAACTTTGTTACTTTGGTAGGTGTTCCTAGTTTAACTGTTGGCACACGAGTTCGCCGGCTGTCCCTGCAAGCCGGCAAGCAAAAAGAATTGATAGTGCCAAAAGGCTTGGTGTTGTCTCATGTCCGATCACTTGATGTGTTTGGAGAATCTGTGAAAATCCCTTCTATGGATAAGTTCAGGCATTTGCGTTTTCTGGACTTTGAAGGTTGCAAACAACTGGAGAACCATCATCTTAAAAATATAGATAACTTGTTTCAGCTGAGGTACCTGAGCCTTCATGGGGTGAAGAAAGTAAGCAACCTCCCAGAACAAATTGGACGCCTATGGTGCTTAGAGATACTGGACTTAACTGATACGTCTGTTTATGAGTTACCAGCATCTATTGTCAATCTCAAGAGACTGGTGCACCTATTGGTAAACCTGTATGTAACACTTCCTTGTGGAATTCCCAAGCTGCAAGCACTGGAGAAATTGAAGCATGTCAATGTCTATTGTCAGTCATTTAACTTCCTGCAAGAATTTGAGCAGATGCAGAGTCTGAAAGTATTGCACCTTCATTTTGAGGATTATTATTTTGTTGACGGAATGGACGCTgaaaatgagtccaagaaaactattATTGCCACTTCCCTTACAAACCTAGGGAACCTTCTCTCTCTAACTGTTTGTGACGGCCCTGAATTTGTAAGGGAGTCTTTGTGCCCTATGCCACTTAGCCTCCAGAAGCTGAAAGTCTTGAATTCTAGTATTCCCCATGTTCCAAATTGGGTGGGCTCCCTTATCAACCTCCAGAAATTACGCCTTGAATTGGTGAGAGCTGAGCAGGAAGATTTATATATCCTTGGAGGCTTACCTGTTCTGCATTGTCTGATTCTGAGAATTGATGGCCATGAAATTAGAAGTACCTCATTAACAGAAGAGCTCGAAGTTACAAGGGTCATAGTCTGTGGTGAAGTTGGATTCCCATGCTTgaggatatttatttttgatagtCAGTGTGCTGTGATGAATTTGACCTTTGCGGCTGGAGCCATGCCCTTGGTAGATGACCTCTTGATAGTATTTAACGCAGAAGAAACTGGGTCTCCCGGTACCAGCGGTGATTTTGATCTCGGAATAGAAAATCTCCTCAGCCTCGTTAAAATCAGATGTGTAGTATGGGGAGACGAGGACGACAGAGTTGAGGCTGCAGAAGCTGCCATTCGGGAAGCAGCCAACGCACATCCCAACCGCCCTACTCTACGCTTGGACTGA